AGCGAATGGTTCGCCGAGTTCGGCGGCACGCCGCCGGAGCGCTTCGTCGCCATCCTGGATGATTCGGAGAACCTGCATCGCGCCGCCGTCGAAGGGCTCGGCATCGTGCTCGGACGGATGACACTGGCGCGACCACTGATCGAGGCCGGGCGCCTGGTGCCGCTGTTCAACGAGCGCTTCAAGGCCGAGTTCGCCCACTACCTGGTGTTCCCGCCGCGCTCGCGCGGGCACGGTGGTCTGGCGGTGTTCCGCGACTGGCTGCTGGAGGAAGCGCAGGTGTACGAGGCGGCCGAAGCGGTGCCGCCGCGTCACATAGAGCCGGCGCCCCAGTCGGGCAAAACCGCGACGCGCGGCAAGGGACGCAAGGCCAGGTGATGGCTGCGGCCGACGCTTGGGGTTAGGCTGGCGCCCCGCACCGAGTCCTGGCCTGGAGCCCGAACGCATGAAACGCACGTTGCCCGTCGTCCTGCTGTCCAGCCTGATTTCTGTCGCGCTCGCCGGCTGTGCCAGCAGCGCCGACACCACGACCGAAGCCGCTGCGGCTGCGGCTGCCCCCGCCGCTACCGCGCCTGCCGTCACCGCACCGGACAACAGCGCTGCGCTGCAGGCGGCCATTGCCGGCAGCGTCCGCGATCCGCGCAACGTCGCACGCGACCAGTATCGCCACCCGCGCGAGACCCTGGCGTTCTTCGGCGTGGCGCCGCAGCAGACCGTCATCGAGATCACCCCCGGCGCCGGCTGGTACTCCGAGATCCTCGCGCCGTACCTCAAGGACGGTGGCCATTACGTCGCCGCGGTGTGGGATGACGCCATCGCCGGCCAGCCCAAGTACCGCTACGACCTCAACAAGACCCTGCGCGGCAAGTTCGCCGGCAACGCGACCGCGTATGGCACGCCGGAAGTGCGCGTGTTCGATCCGAAGGCGCCGAACTTCGGCCCGGCCGGATCGGCCGACACCGTGCTGACCTTCCGCAACGCCCACAACTGGGTCAGCGACGGCAACGCCGAAGCGTATTTCAAGGCGTTCCACGACGTGCTCAAGCCGGGCGGCACGCTCGGCGTGGTCGATCATCGCGCCAAGCCGGGCACCGACCTGGAAGCACAGAAGAAGTCCGGTTACCTGACCGAAGCGCTGGTGATCCAGTACGCGCAGGGCGCCGGCTTCGTGCTCGAGGAGAAGAGCGAGGCCAACGCCAACGCCAAGGACACCACCGATCATCCCAACGGTGTCTGGACGCTGCCGCCGGTCAACCGCCACGACGCGGCCGATGACGCCAAGTACAAGGCGATCGGCGAAAGCGACCGGATGACGCTGCGGTTCCGCAAGGCGAAGTGACCTCGACCTGCGCGGGGAGCGGCCGCCGCTTCCCGCGCCTGCACGCATGCTGATCGCCTTCAACAAACCCTATGGCGTGCTGTGCCAGTTCACCGACCGCAGCACCCCGCCGCGACCGACGCTGGCGGGTTTCGGCCTGCCGGCGGATGTCTATGCCGCCGGTCGCCTCGACCACGACAGCGAAGGCCTGCTGCTGCTCACCGATGACGGCACGCTCGCCCATCGCCTGACCGACCCGCGGCACAAGCAGCCCAAGACCTACTGGGTGCAGGTCGAAGGCGATCCGGACGAGGAGCAGGTCGCACTGCTCGCGCGTGGCGTCGTCCTCAACGACGGGCCGACACGACCGGCGCAGGCGCGGCGCATCGAAGCGCCATCGCTGTGGCCACGCGATCCGCCGGTGCGCTTCCGCAAGACCGTGCCCGATGCCTGGCTCGAGATCACGATCAGCGAGGGGCGCAATCGCCAGGTGCGGCGCATGACCGCCGCGGTGGGATTGCCGACACTGCGCCTGGTGCGGGTGGCGGTCGGCCCGTATCGCCTCGAGCAGCTCGCTCCCGGCCAGTGGCGTCACTGCGACTGAGCGGACACGGCGCTTCCTGCTGCCTCAGCCGCGGGTTTCCTCGCGCGGATCGGTCTCCTCGGGGAAGTTCGCGACCGGCACCGAGTTCGCCCCGGGGCGCGTCAGCAGCAGCACGCCGCCGAGCACCACCGCGGTGCCGATCAGCTGCACCGCGGTGATCGGTTCGCCGAGCAGCCAGGCGCCGAGGAACACCAGCGACACCGGGCCGATCACCGACATCTGCGCCGCCGATCCGGCACCCAGCCGTGCCACCGCGCCCATCGTGAAGGTCACCGGCAGGAACGTGCAGAAGATCGCGTTGACCAGCGCCAGCCAGTAGACGGGCGTGGGCAGCTGCAGCAGGTGCACCGGATCGCGCAGCAGCAGATAGTGGATCACCGTCGCCGCAGTCGACACGCACATCGCGTACGCCACCAGCCGCAGCGAGCCGATGCGCTGGATCAGCTGGCCCGACATCGCCAGGTACAGCGCGTAGCTCAGCGCCGCCAGCAGCACCAGGCCGCTGCCGAGCAGCACGTGCTCGCCCTGCACGCGCAGGTTCTCGACGAACACCAGTGCGACGCCGGCATAGCTCACTGCCAGCGCGATCCATTCCTTGCGCGCGACCTTGCGGCCGAAGGCGAACACGCCGATCAGCAGCACGAAGGTCGGATTGAGGAACAGGATCAGCCGCTCCAGCGACACCGGCACGTACTCCAGGCCCCAGAAGTCGAACAGGCTGGAGAGGTAGTAACCGAGCACACCCAGGATCAGGATCAGGCCGAAGTCGCGACGGCTCATCGCATGGCGGCCGGCGCGCCGCGACTCATGGATGCCCAGGACGACGAACAGCGGCAGCGACATCAGCATGCGCAGCGCCAGCACATCGAGCGCATCGATGCCGTAGCGGTACTGGAACTTGGCCAGGATCGCCTTGGCCGAGAACAGCACGGCGCCGACCGCGGCGAGGGTGAAGCCCACCTTGCGTGCGGCGGGGTCGTGGCGGGCAGTCGCAGACCCGTTCATTCCGCGCTGGCGCCATCGAGCTGCGCGGTGTCCAGCGCCTGCGCCAGGCGCGACGCGCTGTAGTTGGACGCCCCGATGACGCGCACCTTGCCCTGTTCGATCAGTCGGGCGAAGGCACCCAGGGTCTCGGCCAGGGGCGTGTCGGGGTCGTCGGCATGGGCCTGGTAGAGGTCGATGACGTCGGTCTGCAGGCGCTGCAGCGAACCCTCGACCGAGGCGTTCCCGCCGAACGCAAACGGCGCCACCTGCAGCGACGAACGGCCAAGCGGACGGGAGGACTGGCTCATATGGGGGTCGCGGCGGGAGTAGGGTGTTACATGATGCGGTGCGTTGTGGTCCATGGGGCAGACGCATCCCGCAACGCCGTGTTGCGGACCATGACCGGATGTCGACCGATGCCGGCACGGGATTGCGGGCAAAAGGATGCCAAATGCACGCATTCCGGCAGGTTTCTGCTAACGTCTGGACCGATGCTGCCGCGGCGCGGAAGGGGACGTCGCCGCCACGGGGACACGGACGCATGGCCATAGCGACAAGCAATTCGGGCCGGATCCTGGTCGTCGACGACCAGAACGTGAACCTGCGCGTGGTCGGAACGCTGCTCGCCCGCCAGGGCTACGAGGTGATCACCGCCGGCAGCGGCGAGGAAGCGCTGCAGCGCTACGTCGAATCGCCGCCGGACCTGATCCTGCTCGACATGATGATGCCGGGCATGGACGGCTTCGACGTGCTCGCCTCGCTGCACGAGCTCGGCCCGTTGCAGGTGCCGGTGGTTTTCGTCACCGCCGCCCACGACCGCGACCTGCTGCTGCGTGCCTTCGACGCCGGCGTGGTCGACTACGTCACCAAGCCCTTCCTGCCCGAAGAACTGCTGGCCCGGGTCAATGCCCACGTCGGCCTGAAGCTGACCCGCGACCGCCTCGAACGCGTTGCCCGCGAACGCGAGGAACTGGTCAACCTGGTCGCCCACGACCTCAAGAACCCCCTCAGCAGCGTGCTGTTTGCCGGCGAGCTGCTGCGCAGCGGCGTGTGCAAGCCCGAACGGGTGCCGCGCTACCTGCAGATGATCCACGAGAGCGCCGACGACGCCCTGGGCTACATCCGCCACTACCTGGAAAGCCAGGGCGGGCGGCGCGCGCAGGAAGCCGCGGCCGATCGCGCCGATCTGGGCGAAACCCTGGAGTGGCTGCTGCAGCGCTACGAGATCCAGCTCGAGACACGCGGTATCCGCGTCGATCTGCGTCCGCCGGCGGGACCGGCCCACGTCGCGATCCACCCGCGCGTGCTGCGCCAGGTCAGCGAGAACCTGGTGACCAATGCCATGAAGTACGCGCCCGATTGCGAGCTGTTGCTGACCGCGCGCAGCGGCGCACCGGGTTACTGGCAGCTGATCGTCGCCGACCGCGGACCGGGCATCCCGGTCGACCGCCAGCGCGAACTGTTCAAGCCGTTCGTGCGCCTGCACGAAGGCGATGACCCCAACGGGCTGTCCAATGGCCTGGGCCTGTCGCTGGCCAAGCGCATCATCGCCAACGCCGGAGGCCAGCTCTGGTACGAGCCGCGCCGCCACGGCGGTGCCCGGTTCATCATCGAACTGCCCGAGGCGGCGCCGATCACCGTCTAGGCGCGTGCCCGGCGGGCGATGGCGCGGCCGCCTATTCGGTTTCGGCCGGTCGCGACCGGCGCGGCGCCGGCCGGCGCGCGGTGCGCTGCGCCTCGACCCGGCGTGCACTGCCTTCGATCGCCCCACCGTTTTCGGCCTGGCGCGCACGCCGCTTGGCGGCGTACCAGAGCAGACCGGCACCGGCGACGGCGGCGGCCACCAGCACCGGATTGCGGCGCACGAACTTGCCCGCCACCTGCACCCCGCCCTTCACGACGCCCAGCTTGGCGCCTGTTTCCAGCCATTTGCCGGCATGCTGGGTGACGCTGGGCACGGCATGGCGGAGGTTGTCGCCGACGGCGGACGCCAGCTCCAGCGCGCGTTCGGGCAGGTCGGAAAGCTTGCTCATCGTTGGAAACCTACGAAACGTTGGCAGGCCTGCAGTGTCCACGCGGCTTCGTTGAAGCGGCGTGAGCGGGGCGCGAGGTTGCCGGCTCGCGGCTGAATGCCGATCATGGCCGTTGCCTATCTCGCTCGAGCGCGGTCCGCCATGATCCGAGTGTTGCCCAACGTGCTCTCCGCCGCCGAACTGCAGGCGGTGCGTGAGTTGTTGCCGCAGGTGCGCTTCGGCGACGGCCGCATCACCAATCCCGATTCGTCGGTGAAGCAGAACCTGCAGGCACCACAGGAAGACCCGGCCAACGCCCGCATCGCCCAGATCGCGCGCGATGCACTGATGCGCTTCGCCGAGCTGCGCGTGTTCGCGCAGCCACGGACGATGGCGCGGACCACGGTGGTGCGTTACGAGCCGGGCATGAACTACGGCTGGCATGTCGACGAAGCGCTGTTCCCGTCGACACCGCCGATGCGCAGCGACCTGTCGTGCACGGTGTTCCTCAATGATCCGGCCGATTACGACGGCGGCGAGCTGACCATCCAACTCGGCGCGCAGGAGCTGACCTACAAGCTCGAACCCGGCAGCGCGGTCCTGTACCCCTCGACCACCATCCATCGCGTCACGCCGGTCACCCGCGGTGTGCGCCTGGCCGCGATCACCTGGCTGCAGAGCTGGGTGGCCGACAGCGGGCAGCGCGAGTTGCTGGTGCAGCTGGAGGAAGCGCGCGCGCTGGTCGCCAGCGGAGGCGACCGCCAGCGCCTGCAGGTGCTGCTGGAGTCGCTGCGGACCAACCTGTTCCGGATGTGGGCCGATACCTGAGCGGCCCCGCGCTGGACTGAAAGCCCGCTACGCGGCAGTGATATCGCGCAGTTGCGGGTGTCGTTGCAGCAGCGTTTCCACCCAGGCTTCGCCTTCGGCGATTTCCGCGCCATGCCGCTGCATCGCCAGCGCCAGGTCGTGGGCGCGGTCGTCGCGGCTGTAGCCGTGCGCCTGGGCCTTGGAATAGCGGCCCCATGCTGGCGATGCCATCGCGTTGTCCAGGCCGGAAGGTTCGAGGTCGAGGTGTGCCGCGAGCCGTTGCAGCTGCTCGCGCGGTTGCGCCAGCAATGCATCGAAGTCCATGCGCAGCACGCGTGCTGCGTTGTCGCCGCGCGCGATTGCGTTGAAGCGGACACGTTCGGCCAGCCAGCCCATCGCGCATTGCTGCGGCAGGCCGAGCGCATGCAGGGCGATGCCGTCGGCAATGCCGCGCGCGTGCAGGTCGCGCAGGCGCTCGCCGGCAGCGCTGGCGGCGTCGAGCACCGATGCCGGCGATTTCAGCAACGTCGCCAGGTACGGTCGCAAAGGCATGTCGAGCAGGACCGCGCGCATCGTCGGCTGCCAATCCAGCAGTGGCGCGATCAGTCCATTGCAGCTGCTGGTGGCCTTGACCACGCTGCGCGTTTGCGGCGGCAGCGGCTGCGACCAGCGCGACCACAGCGCGCGCAGGAGTTGCGGTGCCTGCGCGGGCGACAGGCGAGACTGCGGCTCCTCCAGCCCGGGCCAGGCCTCGGCCAGCGTGCGCAGCGGCAGCGGTTCGCGCAGGCCCTGCATCTGCGGCCAGCTATCGAGCAGGCGGCTGAGCAGGGTCGAGCCGCAATGGCCGATGTGGAAGATGGCATCGGCCGCCGTGGCGACGGCCATGTCGCGCGTGAGCACCGCTTCGAGCGGCACCCAGCCGCCATCGGCGTTGGCCGGCAGCGCGCGATCGTCGAGGAAGGCCGCATCGCGTCGCTGCGCCGCATCCAGGCGCAGGAACAACACGCGTCGCCCGACCAGGTCGAGCTTGAATGGCAGGAACCCGGGATCGTCGAGCGGTGATGTCATGGCGCGGAGTGTAGCGAGCCAGTCAGGTGCCGCGGGGCTTGGCGCGGTGCGTGGCCGCCGCGGTCCACGGGTCGTCGGGCCAGGGGTGCCTGGGGTAGCGGCCCTTCATTTCCTTCTTCACTTCCGGGTAGGTGCGGTCCCAGAAGCCGCGCAGGTCCTGGGTGATCTGCAGCGGCTTGCCGCCGGGCGAGAGCAGGTGCAGCGTCAAGGGCACGCGCCCATCGGCGATGCGTGGCGTGTCGGCCAGTCCGAACAGCTCCTGCAGTTTCACCGCCAGCACCGGTGCCACCGGCGCGCCGGCGGCATCGTCGAAGTCGTACTCGATGGCGCGCTCCATCCCCGACGGCACCGCCATCCGCGTCGGCGCGAGGGCATCGATCTTCTGTCGCAGCGACCAGTCGAGCAGCGAGCGCAACGCTTCGCCGAGCTCGTGTTCCGACAGTCCGTCCAGGCGCGTCTTGCCGCTCAGCACCGGCTTGAGCCATTGCTCCAGCGTCGCCATCAATGCCTCGTCCGACAGGTCGGGCAGGGCCAGTTCCGGGAGCCAGGCGCGCAGGCAGCGAACGCGCGCGCGCCACTGCGAGAGCGATGAAGTCCACGGTAGCGCCGACAGTCCGAGCTGGCGGACCGCGTCGACCAGCGCGTCGGCGTAGCGCGACGGGTCGGGTTTGGCCAGTGGCCGGCTGTCGATGACGATGCGGTCGAAGCGTTGCTCGCGCACGGCGGCTATTCCGCGCAGGGCGCTGTCCCAGACCACGCGGTCCTCGCTGACGAAGCGCTTGGGGAAATCGTTGCGCAGACGCTGTTCGTCGAGCGGCGCCGCGCGCATCACGCGCGCATCGCGCGGGTCGTCGCGCAGCTCGCTGATGGCCATCCAGGGTTCGCCGTACAGCGCGCTGTCGTCGAAGAGCCTGGCGCTGCGGCCATTGGCGAGCTGGTAGCGATACGGATCGCTCGGGTGCTGGCGCGCAATGCGGTCGGGAAATGCATGCAGCAACAGGTCGCCGAGCAGGTGCGGCGGCACCGAGGCCGGTGGAAGTGCATCGACACGCAGGCGCCGACGCCATTGCTTCGCGGCCTGGTCGATGGCAGCCAGCGCAGAACGCGAAGCATCGGCACCGACGCGCCCGGCGCGGAACGCGGCCAGGGCCTGCCAGCGTTCGGCCAGCGCATCGCTGCGCGAGCGCAATGGATCACGTGCTTCCACCAGTGCAGCGAGGTCGCAGGCCAGGGCCTGTTCGCTGGCCTGCGAGGGAGCCAGCAGCATCGCCGCCAGACGCGGATGCGTGCCCAGCGCGAGCATGCGCCGGCCAAGTGCCGTGATCGCACCGTCGTCGAGGGCCCCCAGCCGCTGCAGCAGTTCGCGCGCGGCCGCCAGCGCACCACTGGGCGGCGCGTCGACGAAGCGCAGGTTGGCGTCGCCCCACGCCGCCAGTTCCAGCGCCAGGCCCGCCAGCTCGACCTGGCCGATCTCGGCCCGGCGCTGCGGTTCCAGGCGCTGCGATTCCGGCCACAGCCGGTACGCCCAGCCTTCGGCAACGCGGCCGGCGCGGCCGGCACGCTGGTCGGCGGAGGCCTGGGCGATGTTGACCACATCGAGCCGGGCAAAGCCGCTGTTGGGGTCGTAGCGCGGTTCACGCGCCAGGCCGCTGTCGATCACCACGCGCACGCCGGGCAGGGTGACGCTGGACTCGGCGACGTTGGTGGCCAGCACCACGCGGCGGTGTCCGTCGGGATCGGGCTGCAGCACGCGCGACTGCTGCTCCACCGGCAGCTCGCCATGCAGGGTCAGCACGTCGGCGCTCGCGCCGCCCGCGGACGACGGACTCGCCGAGAGCGCGGCCTGCACGCGCGCGATCTCGCGCTGCCCGGGCAGGAACACCAGCACGTCGCCGGGATGCTGCGCCAACGCCTGCTCGACCGCGCGCCGCGACTGCTGCTCGATCGCCTCGTCGCGCCGCCCCGGGAAATGCGCGACCGAAACCGGGTAGCTGCGCCCCGCGCTGCTCAACCGCGGCGCATCGAGGAAGGCGGCCAGGCGCTCACCATCGAGCGTGGCCGACATCACCACGATGCGCAGGTCCTCGCGCAGGCCCGACTGCACATCCAGCGCCAGCGCCAGGCCGAGGTCGGCGGCGAGATGGCGTTCGTGGAATTCGTCGAACAGCAGCGCGCCAACCCCTTCGAGCATCGGATCGTCCTGCAGCATCCGGGTCAGGATGCCTTCGGTGACCACTTCTATGCGGGTGCGCGCCGATACCTTGTTCTCGAAGCGGATCCGGTAGCCGACGGTTTCGCCGACCGCCTCGCCACGCTGCCGGGCCATGAAACCGGCGGCGGCCCGGGCGGCGACGCGGCGCGGCTCCAGCATCACGATCTTCTGGCCGGCCAGCCAGGGTGCGTCGAGCAGCGCCGGCGGCACCTGCGTGGTCTTGCCGGCGCCTGGCGGCGCCTCCAGGACCAGGCGCGGATGTGCGGCCAGGCTGTCGCGGATGCGCGGCAGCAGTTCGTCGATCGGGAATGTGGGCGCTTGCCGGGCTTGCTCGTTCACCGCGCAAGGATAAGGCGCGAGCGCGCCATGGCGCCGAAACCGGTCCGCCGGGACGCAGTTGCTAAACTGCCCCGCCCTGCACTGCCCCCCCCTGACATGCAACTGGTCGACATCGGCGCCAACCTCACCCACGACTCGTTCGACCACGATCGCGATGCCGTGCTCGCGCGTGCGCGCGAAGCCGGGGTGGCGCAGATGGTGGTCACCGGTGCCAGCCGCGAGCATTCGCCGCTGGCGCTGAAGCTGGCCAGGCAGCATCCGGGCACGCTGTTCGCCACCGCCGGCGTGCACCCGCACCATGCCATCGAGTACACCAGCGAGTGCGACGCGGAGCTGCGCGAACTGCACTCGCACGCCGAAGTCGTCGCCGTCGGCGAATGCGGCCTGGATTACTTCCGCGATTTCTCGCCGCGGCCGTCGCAGCGGCGGGCCTTCGAACAGCAGCTGCAGATCGCCGTCGACCACGCTGTCGACGGCGTGGGCAAGCCGCTGTTCCTGCATCAGCGCGACGCCCACGCCGACTTCATGGCGATGATGAACAACTTCGACGGCCGCCTCGGTCCGGCGGTCGTGCATTGCTTCACCGGCACGCGCGAGGAGCTGTTCGACTACCTCGACCGTGACTGGCACATCGGCATCACCGGCTGGCTCTGCGACGAGCGCCGCGGCCAGCACCTGCGCGAACTGGTGAAGTCGATCCCGGCCAACCGGATGATGATCGAGACCGACGCGCCCTATCTGCTGCCGCGGACGATCCGCCCGGCGCCGCCGCACCGTCGCAACGAGCCGATGTACCTGGCCCATATCGTCGAAGAGCTGGCCCGCGACCGCGGCGAGGACGTCGCCACAGCCGCGGCCAACAGCACCGCCACGGCGCGCGCGTTCTTCCGCCTGCCGGACTGAGGTCGCTCAACGGCCGGCCAGCCGCCTGGGTGCCTGCGGGTTGGCCAGCACCAGCTGGACGATGCCGGCGTTGCGCTGGCAGGCGCGCTGGGTGTCGATCATCAGGCGGGTGCGCACGGCATAGGCCTGGCCGAGGTTGTCGACGCCGGTCAGGCGGGCGATGTCCTGCTGGCTGGGCAGCAGCGGACGCTGGCAGTCGATGGTGATCGTCGGCGACATCGGGTCGGTGGCTGACTGGGCGGCAGCGACGGGCGCGACGACGGCCAGCAGGAGGACGAAGAGACGG
Above is a genomic segment from Lysobacter sp. S4-A87 containing:
- a CDS encoding methyltransferase: MKRTLPVVLLSSLISVALAGCASSADTTTEAAAAAAAPAATAPAVTAPDNSAALQAAIAGSVRDPRNVARDQYRHPRETLAFFGVAPQQTVIEITPGAGWYSEILAPYLKDGGHYVAAVWDDAIAGQPKYRYDLNKTLRGKFAGNATAYGTPEVRVFDPKAPNFGPAGSADTVLTFRNAHNWVSDGNAEAYFKAFHDVLKPGGTLGVVDHRAKPGTDLEAQKKSGYLTEALVIQYAQGAGFVLEEKSEANANAKDTTDHPNGVWTLPPVNRHDAADDAKYKAIGESDRMTLRFRKAK
- a CDS encoding pseudouridine synthase — encoded protein: MLIAFNKPYGVLCQFTDRSTPPRPTLAGFGLPADVYAAGRLDHDSEGLLLLTDDGTLAHRLTDPRHKQPKTYWVQVEGDPDEEQVALLARGVVLNDGPTRPAQARRIEAPSLWPRDPPVRFRKTVPDAWLEITISEGRNRQVRRMTAAVGLPTLRLVRVAVGPYRLEQLAPGQWRHCD
- a CDS encoding DMT family transporter; the protein is MNGSATARHDPAARKVGFTLAAVGAVLFSAKAILAKFQYRYGIDALDVLALRMLMSLPLFVVLGIHESRRAGRHAMSRRDFGLILILGVLGYYLSSLFDFWGLEYVPVSLERLILFLNPTFVLLIGVFAFGRKVARKEWIALAVSYAGVALVFVENLRVQGEHVLLGSGLVLLAALSYALYLAMSGQLIQRIGSLRLVAYAMCVSTAATVIHYLLLRDPVHLLQLPTPVYWLALVNAIFCTFLPVTFTMGAVARLGAGSAAQMSVIGPVSLVFLGAWLLGEPITAVQLIGTAVVLGGVLLLTRPGANSVPVANFPEETDPREETRG
- a CDS encoding hybrid sensor histidine kinase/response regulator — translated: MAIATSNSGRILVVDDQNVNLRVVGTLLARQGYEVITAGSGEEALQRYVESPPDLILLDMMMPGMDGFDVLASLHELGPLQVPVVFVTAAHDRDLLLRAFDAGVVDYVTKPFLPEELLARVNAHVGLKLTRDRLERVAREREELVNLVAHDLKNPLSSVLFAGELLRSGVCKPERVPRYLQMIHESADDALGYIRHYLESQGGRRAQEAAADRADLGETLEWLLQRYEIQLETRGIRVDLRPPAGPAHVAIHPRVLRQVSENLVTNAMKYAPDCELLLTARSGAPGYWQLIVADRGPGIPVDRQRELFKPFVRLHEGDDPNGLSNGLGLSLAKRIIANAGGQLWYEPRRHGGARFIIELPEAAPITV
- a CDS encoding Fe2+-dependent dioxygenase, with product MIRVLPNVLSAAELQAVRELLPQVRFGDGRITNPDSSVKQNLQAPQEDPANARIAQIARDALMRFAELRVFAQPRTMARTTVVRYEPGMNYGWHVDEALFPSTPPMRSDLSCTVFLNDPADYDGGELTIQLGAQELTYKLEPGSAVLYPSTTIHRVTPVTRGVRLAAITWLQSWVADSGQRELLVQLEEARALVASGGDRQRLQVLLESLRTNLFRMWADT
- the hrpB gene encoding ATP-dependent helicase HrpB produces the protein MNEQARQAPTFPIDELLPRIRDSLAAHPRLVLEAPPGAGKTTQVPPALLDAPWLAGQKIVMLEPRRVAARAAAGFMARQRGEAVGETVGYRIRFENKVSARTRIEVVTEGILTRMLQDDPMLEGVGALLFDEFHERHLAADLGLALALDVQSGLREDLRIVVMSATLDGERLAAFLDAPRLSSAGRSYPVSVAHFPGRRDEAIEQQSRRAVEQALAQHPGDVLVFLPGQREIARVQAALSASPSSAGGASADVLTLHGELPVEQQSRVLQPDPDGHRRVVLATNVAESSVTLPGVRVVIDSGLAREPRYDPNSGFARLDVVNIAQASADQRAGRAGRVAEGWAYRLWPESQRLEPQRRAEIGQVELAGLALELAAWGDANLRFVDAPPSGALAAARELLQRLGALDDGAITALGRRMLALGTHPRLAAMLLAPSQASEQALACDLAALVEARDPLRSRSDALAERWQALAAFRAGRVGADASRSALAAIDQAAKQWRRRLRVDALPPASVPPHLLGDLLLHAFPDRIARQHPSDPYRYQLANGRSARLFDDSALYGEPWMAISELRDDPRDARVMRAAPLDEQRLRNDFPKRFVSEDRVVWDSALRGIAAVREQRFDRIVIDSRPLAKPDPSRYADALVDAVRQLGLSALPWTSSLSQWRARVRCLRAWLPELALPDLSDEALMATLEQWLKPVLSGKTRLDGLSEHELGEALRSLLDWSLRQKIDALAPTRMAVPSGMERAIEYDFDDAAGAPVAPVLAVKLQELFGLADTPRIADGRVPLTLHLLSPGGKPLQITQDLRGFWDRTYPEVKKEMKGRYPRHPWPDDPWTAAATHRAKPRGT
- a CDS encoding TatD family hydrolase, translated to MQLVDIGANLTHDSFDHDRDAVLARAREAGVAQMVVTGASREHSPLALKLARQHPGTLFATAGVHPHHAIEYTSECDAELRELHSHAEVVAVGECGLDYFRDFSPRPSQRRAFEQQLQIAVDHAVDGVGKPLFLHQRDAHADFMAMMNNFDGRLGPAVVHCFTGTREELFDYLDRDWHIGITGWLCDERRGQHLRELVKSIPANRMMIETDAPYLLPRTIRPAPPHRRNEPMYLAHIVEELARDRGEDVATAAANSTATARAFFRLPD